The following coding sequences are from one Camarhynchus parvulus chromosome 1, STF_HiC, whole genome shotgun sequence window:
- the KCNJ15 gene encoding ATP-sensitive inward rectifier potassium channel 15 isoform X2 yields MEPTKINMSRVALVNGGIDGAMLKAHKPRVMSKSGHSNVRIDKVDGIYLLYLQDLWTTVIDMKWRYKLTLFAATFVMTWFLFGVIYYAIAFLHGDLEMNKFSPKREPCVKNVDSLTGAFLFSLESQTTIGYGFRFITEECPHAIFLLVAQLVITTLIEIFITGTFLAKIARPKKRAETIKFSHCAVITKHNGELCLVIRVANMRKSLLIQCQLSGKLLQTYETKEGERILLNQASVKFNVDSSSESPFLILPLTFYHILDESSPLRDLTPQNLKEKDFELVVLLNATVESTSAVCQSRTSYVPEEIHWGYEFVPVVSLSPNGKYVADFSQFEKIRRSTDSTFYSVDSEKQKLEEKYRQEDQRERELRTMLLQQSNV; encoded by the coding sequence ATGGAGCCCACGAAGATCAACATGTCCCGCGTGGCCCTGGTCAACGGCGGCATCGACGGCGCCATGCTCAAGGCGCACAAACCGCGCGTCATGTCCAAGAGCGGCCACAGCAACGTCAGGATCGACAAAGTCGACGGCATCTACCTGCTCTACCTGCAGGACCTGTGGACCACGGTCATCGACATGAAGTGGAGGTACAAACTCACCCTGTTTGCTGCTACTTTCGTCATGACCTGGTTCCTCTTCGGGGTGATCTACTACGCCATCGCCTTCCTTCACGGTGACCTGGAGATGAACAAGTTCTCCCCGAAGCGGGAGCCGTGCGTGAAGAACGTGGATTCCCTGACTGGGGCGTTCCTCTTCTCCCTGGAGTCCCAGACAACCATTGGCTATGGATTTCGTTTCATCACCGAGGAATGTCCCCACGCTATCTTCTTGCTTGTGGCCCAGCTGGTCATCACCACCCTGATTGAGATCTTCATCACAGGTACCTTCCTGGCCAAGATCGCCAGGCCAAAGAAAAGGGCAGAGACCATTAAATTCAGCCACTGTGCTGTCATCACCAAACACAATGGGGAGCTTTGCCTGGTGATCAGAGTGGCAAATATGAGGAAGAGCCTCCTGATACAGTGTCAGCTCTCTGGGAAGCTTCTCCAGACCTATGAAACCAAAGAAGGGGAGAGGATTCTGCTGAACCAAGCCAGTGTCAAGTTCAACGTTGACTCCTCTTCGGAGAGCCCATTTCTCATTCTGCCTTTAACCTTCTACCACATTTTGGATGAAAGCAGCCCTCTGAGAGACCTCACACCTCAAAACCTCAAGGAGAAGGACTTTGAGCTTGTGGTGCTCCTGAATGCCACGGTGGAGTCCACCAGTGCTGTCTGCCAGAGCAGGACTTCCTACGTCCCCGAGGAGATCCACTGGGGCTACGAGTTCGTGCCTGTGGTTTCCCTCTCCCCAAATGGAAAGTACGTGGCGGATTTCAGTCAGTTTGAGAAGATCAGGAGAAGCACAGATTCTACTTTTTACAGTGTGGactctgaaaagcaaaagctggAGGAGAAATACAGGCAGGAGGACCAAAGAGAGAGGGAACTGAGAACAATGTTGTTACAGCAGAGTAATGTTTGA
- the KCNJ15 gene encoding ATP-sensitive inward rectifier potassium channel 15 isoform X1 yields MEKQRTEAVRMEPTKINMSRVALVNGGIDGAMLKAHKPRVMSKSGHSNVRIDKVDGIYLLYLQDLWTTVIDMKWRYKLTLFAATFVMTWFLFGVIYYAIAFLHGDLEMNKFSPKREPCVKNVDSLTGAFLFSLESQTTIGYGFRFITEECPHAIFLLVAQLVITTLIEIFITGTFLAKIARPKKRAETIKFSHCAVITKHNGELCLVIRVANMRKSLLIQCQLSGKLLQTYETKEGERILLNQASVKFNVDSSSESPFLILPLTFYHILDESSPLRDLTPQNLKEKDFELVVLLNATVESTSAVCQSRTSYVPEEIHWGYEFVPVVSLSPNGKYVADFSQFEKIRRSTDSTFYSVDSEKQKLEEKYRQEDQRERELRTMLLQQSNV; encoded by the coding sequence GACTGAAGCAGTGAGGATGGAGCCCACGAAGATCAACATGTCCCGCGTGGCCCTGGTCAACGGCGGCATCGACGGCGCCATGCTCAAGGCGCACAAACCGCGCGTCATGTCCAAGAGCGGCCACAGCAACGTCAGGATCGACAAAGTCGACGGCATCTACCTGCTCTACCTGCAGGACCTGTGGACCACGGTCATCGACATGAAGTGGAGGTACAAACTCACCCTGTTTGCTGCTACTTTCGTCATGACCTGGTTCCTCTTCGGGGTGATCTACTACGCCATCGCCTTCCTTCACGGTGACCTGGAGATGAACAAGTTCTCCCCGAAGCGGGAGCCGTGCGTGAAGAACGTGGATTCCCTGACTGGGGCGTTCCTCTTCTCCCTGGAGTCCCAGACAACCATTGGCTATGGATTTCGTTTCATCACCGAGGAATGTCCCCACGCTATCTTCTTGCTTGTGGCCCAGCTGGTCATCACCACCCTGATTGAGATCTTCATCACAGGTACCTTCCTGGCCAAGATCGCCAGGCCAAAGAAAAGGGCAGAGACCATTAAATTCAGCCACTGTGCTGTCATCACCAAACACAATGGGGAGCTTTGCCTGGTGATCAGAGTGGCAAATATGAGGAAGAGCCTCCTGATACAGTGTCAGCTCTCTGGGAAGCTTCTCCAGACCTATGAAACCAAAGAAGGGGAGAGGATTCTGCTGAACCAAGCCAGTGTCAAGTTCAACGTTGACTCCTCTTCGGAGAGCCCATTTCTCATTCTGCCTTTAACCTTCTACCACATTTTGGATGAAAGCAGCCCTCTGAGAGACCTCACACCTCAAAACCTCAAGGAGAAGGACTTTGAGCTTGTGGTGCTCCTGAATGCCACGGTGGAGTCCACCAGTGCTGTCTGCCAGAGCAGGACTTCCTACGTCCCCGAGGAGATCCACTGGGGCTACGAGTTCGTGCCTGTGGTTTCCCTCTCCCCAAATGGAAAGTACGTGGCGGATTTCAGTCAGTTTGAGAAGATCAGGAGAAGCACAGATTCTACTTTTTACAGTGTGGactctgaaaagcaaaagctggAGGAGAAATACAGGCAGGAGGACCAAAGAGAGAGGGAACTGAGAACAATGTTGTTACAGCAGAGTAATGTTTGA